One segment of Streptomyces sp. NBC_00576 DNA contains the following:
- a CDS encoding SDR family NAD(P)-dependent oxidoreductase encodes MNRTDGRAGTTVRSALVTGGAGGLGAATAERLRADGVQVTTLDLTPDGADVRADVTDEGALRRVAAEIGPVDVLINSAGIVGPNRPLTETTPEEWRHVFEVNVLGTVNTMRIFVPGMRERGWGRVVNLASIAGKDGNPHLSVYSASKAAVIALTKSAGKELATSGVLVNVVAPAVIATPMNENTAPEVLDRLTGLIPMRRIGRPEEVAELVAYLASDRVSFSTGAVYDISGGRATY; translated from the coding sequence GTGAATCGCACTGACGGGAGGGCCGGTACGACCGTCAGGTCGGCCCTGGTCACCGGGGGAGCGGGCGGACTCGGCGCGGCCACCGCCGAACGGCTCCGGGCCGACGGTGTGCAGGTGACGACGCTCGACCTCACCCCCGACGGCGCCGACGTCCGCGCGGACGTCACGGACGAGGGCGCGCTGCGCCGGGTCGCCGCCGAGATCGGCCCGGTGGACGTGCTGATCAACTCGGCAGGCATCGTCGGACCGAACAGACCGCTCACCGAGACGACCCCTGAGGAGTGGCGCCACGTCTTCGAGGTCAACGTCCTGGGCACCGTGAACACCATGCGGATCTTCGTCCCCGGCATGCGGGAGCGCGGCTGGGGCCGTGTGGTCAACCTCGCCAGCATCGCCGGCAAGGATGGCAACCCCCACCTGTCGGTCTACTCCGCGTCCAAGGCCGCGGTGATAGCCCTGACCAAGTCGGCCGGCAAGGAGTTGGCCACCAGCGGCGTCCTGGTCAATGTCGTCGCACCCGCCGTCATCGCCACGCCCATGAACGAGAACACGGCGCCCGAGGTTCTGGACCGCCTCACCGGCCTCATCCCGATGCGCCGGATCGGCCGCCCGGAGGAGGTCGCCGAACTGGTCGCCTACCTGGCCTCCGACCGGGTCAGCTTCTCCACCGGTGCCGTGTACGACATCAGCGGCGGACGCG